A stretch of DNA from Pasteurellaceae bacterium RH1A:
CGAAAACAAGGCTGAGATCGAAAACCTGGAACAGCACCTGCAAATCCTCCTCCTGCCAAAAGATCCCAACGATGAATACAACGCCTTCCTGGAAATCCGAGCGGGTACAGGTGGCGATGAGGCAGGTATTTTTGCTGGCGATCTCTACCGGATGTACAGCCGTTATTGCGAAAGCAAACGCTGGCGGATTGAGGAAATGTCGGCCAACGAAAGCGAACAGGGCGGCTACAAGGAAATCATCGTCAAGATCAGTGGTGAAGGCGTGTATGGTCAGCTCAAGTTTGAGTCAGGCGGCCACCGGGTGCAGCGTGTGCCAAAAACCGAATCCCAGGGCCGAATCCACACCTCTGCCTGTACGGTTGCGGTGATGCCAGAGTTGCCTGAAAGCGAACTGCCTGAAATCAACCCAGCCGACTTACGTATCGACACCTACCGCTCCTCAGGGGCGGGTGGCCAGCACGTGAATACCACCGATTCGGCCGTGCGGATCACCCACTTACCAACCGGGATTGTGGTTGAGTGCCAGGACGAACGTTCCCAGCACAAGAACAAGGCCAAGGCCTTGGCCGTGCTCGCTTCCCGTATTGTTCAGGTAGAACAGGAACGCCAGGCTGCAGAACAGGCCGACACCCGCCGCAACCTCTTGGGTTCAGGCGATCGTTCTGACAAGATCCGGACCTACAACTACCCTCAAGGGCGAGTAACCGACCACCGTATCAACCTGACCGTTTACCGTCTCGATGAGATTATGAACGGCAAGATTGATGAACTGATTCAGCCGATTATTACGGAATATCAGGCGGATCAACTGGCGGCACTTTCCGAGCAGGCTTAATATGTAGGGTGGGCATCCTTGCCCACCATTGTGACCAAAATTATTTGGTGGGCAGGGATGCCCACCCTACCCAAAATTGTTAATCCCCATGAACTACCAAACCTGGCTTGAGCAGGCTATCAATCTGCTCAAGCCTAATCAGGCCCAAGACCCCTTTATCAACCCCAAGACCGATGCCAACCTGCTCCTGCAAGCGGTGACCAAACGCTCAAAATCTGCCATTTTTGCCTTTGGGGAAACCGAGCTTTCACTCCAAGAGCTAGGTCAGCTTGAAGGCCTTTTGGCCCGCCGTTTGCAGGGTGAGCCTATGGCCTATATCTTGGGCGAGCGGGAGTTTTGGTCGCTTCCCCTTAAGGTATCACCTGCCACCTTGATTCCCCGGCCAGATACCGAATGCCTGGTGGAACTGGCTCTGGACTGGGCCTTCAAGCGGTTGGAAAAGCAAGAAACCTTGCAAATCCTTGATTTAGGCACGGGCACAGGGGCTATTGCCCTAGCCTTGGCCAGTGAACTGGGCGAAAAAGCAGAGATTGTTGGTGTGGATAAGGAAGGAGAGGCTGTGCAACTGGCCCAAACCAATGCGGACAGCCTTAATTTAAACCAGGTCAAATTTTACCAAAGTAATTGGTTTGAGGCCTTGAAAAATCAGGCCTTTGACCTTATTGTCAGCAATCCGCCCTATATTGATGCCGAGGACGAAAACCTCAAATGGGGCGATGTGCGTTTCGAGCCGCTTTCGGCTTTGGTGGCAGGCAAGCAAGGCTTGAGTGATTTGCAAGAAATCATCCAAACTGCCCCGCTTTACCTCAAAGCAGGCGGGGCCTTAATGCTGGAACACGGCTGGCAACAGGCGGCAAGTGTGCAGAAAATATTTCAAGACAATCAATGGGATAGCATAGCAACCGCCCAAGACTACGGCGGTAAGGACAGAATAACATGGGCTATTTTGAACAAATTATAGGCGCAAACCTGCCACCCGCAGGGCTGCAAAAATACCTCTATCAAGAGCTGGTTCGGATTACCACGCTTTTAGACGAAAGTGTCAGCCCGCCACAAATTTTCGGCCAAATGGCGGCTCTAGTCAAAAAGGCCCGTTATGAGGTCAATGCCGAAAGCGACAGCGAGCGGCTGGATCAGCTCCTGCACCTGGTCTATCAAGACTGGCACTTTGGCTGTCACGCTGCCGGCTATTTTCACTCCGACAACCTCATGCTCAACAAGGTGCTCCGCACTCGCTGCGGTATGCCCGTCTCGCTTGGAGCAGTGGTGCTGAACCTGGCGGCTTCGCTTAATTTACCGCTTTACCCAGTGAATTTCCCCACCCAGCTTATCTTGCGGGCAGAATTGCAGGAGGGAGCGGCCAAGGTGGTCAAATACATCAACCCTTGGGACGGCTCGTTTTTGGATTACGCCCAACTCAACAAGTTACTTGAAGGGGAAATGGGCTATGCCAGTGAACTCAAAAGCGAATACCTGCGCCGGGCTGATGTTGAAGAGTTGCAAGAACGCCTAGAAACCGTGGTCAAAATGACCCTAGCAGGCGAAGGCCGTTATGAAGATGCTCTTAAGCTGATAGAGTTCCGCCTCATCCTTAACCCAGACGACCCCTACCAAATCCGAGACAGGGGCATGATGTTGGCCGGCCTGCACTGCTACCATGCAGCCGTGGAAGATCTGACCTACTTCATTGACCAATGCCCAGATGACCCATCAGCCATGATGCTCAAACTGGAAATGCCAGCCCTGGTGCAACAAAGTAAGCAGCAGGCCCTGCATTAAAGCCCAGCCCTATACCCTTGTATAGGGCTTTTTTGCGACCTAGATCACAAAAACCGCCCTCGGTCTTTGTGCAAGCGGGGGAAATTGGCTAGAATTTTACAAATTCATAACAAGACAAGGATTCAACATGTTAAACATTGTATTTTTAGACCGCACTGGCCTGCCAGCCAGCCATAATATCCCCGCCCTCACCTTCCCACATAACCTGACCGAATATGATGGCACCTTGCCTGAAGAAACCTTTGAGCGTGCCAAGGATGCTGATATTGTTATCACCAGCAAGGTGGTCTTTGGCCGTGAATTAATGGAAAAACTCCCCCGCCTCAAGCTGATTGCCATCACAGCCACGGGCACTAATAACGTTGATTTGGTGGCGGCCAAAGACTTGGGTATTGTGGTGAAAAACGTGACGGGTTATTCCAGCGTAACCGTGCCTGAACACGTTTTAGGCATGATCTTCGCCCTCAAACACAGCCTAGTGGGCTACCACCGTGATCAGGTGACCTCCGATCGCTGGGCGACTTGCGGCCAGTTCTGCTACACCGACTACCCAATTACCGATGTGCGTGGTTCCACCCTAGGCATCTTCGGCAAGGGCTGCTTGGGCACAGAAGTGGGCCGTTTGGCAGGCCTCTTGGGTATGAAAGTGCTTTATGCCGAACACAAGGGTGCAGCCAGTGTGCGTGAGGGCTACACGGCTTTTGAAGACGTCCTTAAACAGGCTGATATTGTGACCCTCCATTGCCCATTGACTGAAACCACACAAAACCTCATCAATGCCCAAACCTTGGGCTTAATGAAGCCAACAGCCTACCTGATTAACACCGGCCGTGGCCCCTTGGTGGATGAAGCCGCTCTGGTTGAAGCTCTGGAAAAAGGCACCATTGCAGGGGCAGCGGTGGATGTTCTCGTTAAAGAGCCGCCTGAAAAAGACAATGTGCTTATCCAAGCGGGCAAATGCCTACCCAACCTCCTCATTACCCCACACATTGCCTGGGCCAGCGATTCAGCCGTGACCACCTTGGTCAATAAAGTGGCACAAAACATTGAAGAGTTTGTTGCCACAGGCAAATAACCCCCTTTCCCAGCCGCCTTCGGGCGGCTTTTTTATGCTCTCAAGCCTGCCTTTCGCCTGCAAGCGGGTTAAAAACCGAAAAATTTCACAAATTTTCGCACTTTGCCCTTGAAGTCCCCTTTTTTGCCCCTATTTATGGCTCGTCCGAACGAAAACGTTCAGTTTATTTAATCCCCTCACCCTAACTTTTCCCCACAAGCGGAGAAAATATTCAGG
This window harbors:
- a CDS encoding peptide chain release factor 1, which translates into the protein MKASIISKLESLSERHEELQALLGDASIISDQDKFRAYSKEYAQLEEVVGTFNRWNKLNSDIEEAQLLLDDPDMKEMAAEEIAENKAEIENLEQHLQILLLPKDPNDEYNAFLEIRAGTGGDEAGIFAGDLYRMYSRYCESKRWRIEEMSANESEQGGYKEIIVKISGEGVYGQLKFESGGHRVQRVPKTESQGRIHTSACTVAVMPELPESELPEINPADLRIDTYRSSGAGGQHVNTTDSAVRITHLPTGIVVECQDERSQHKNKAKALAVLASRIVQVEQERQAAEQADTRRNLLGSGDRSDKIRTYNYPQGRVTDHRINLTVYRLDEIMNGKIDELIQPIITEYQADQLAALSEQA
- a CDS encoding protein-(glutamine-N5) methyltransferase, release factor-specific — encoded protein: MNYQTWLEQAINLLKPNQAQDPFINPKTDANLLLQAVTKRSKSAIFAFGETELSLQELGQLEGLLARRLQGEPMAYILGEREFWSLPLKVSPATLIPRPDTECLVELALDWAFKRLEKQETLQILDLGTGTGAIALALASELGEKAEIVGVDKEGEAVQLAQTNADSLNLNQVKFYQSNWFEALKNQAFDLIVSNPPYIDAEDENLKWGDVRFEPLSALVAGKQGLSDLQEIIQTAPLYLKAGGALMLEHGWQQAASVQKIFQDNQWDSIATAQDYGGKDRITWAILNKL
- a CDS encoding glycerate dehydrogenase (Catalyzes the reduction of hydroxypyruvate to form D-glycerate, using NADH as an electron donor), encoding MLNIVFLDRTGLPASHNIPALTFPHNLTEYDGTLPEETFERAKDADIVITSKVVFGRELMEKLPRLKLIAITATGTNNVDLVAAKDLGIVVKNVTGYSSVTVPEHVLGMIFALKHSLVGYHRDQVTSDRWATCGQFCYTDYPITDVRGSTLGIFGKGCLGTEVGRLAGLLGMKVLYAEHKGAASVREGYTAFEDVLKQADIVTLHCPLTETTQNLINAQTLGLMKPTAYLINTGRGPLVDEAALVEALEKGTIAGAAVDVLVKEPPEKDNVLIQAGKCLPNLLITPHIAWASDSAVTTLVNKVAQNIEEFVATGK